The following are encoded in a window of Rubellicoccus peritrichatus genomic DNA:
- the fusA gene encoding elongation factor G has product MNDLSKYRNIGIFAHVDAGKTTTTERILKLTGKIHKIGEVHDGAATTDFMEQEQERGITIQSAATTCFWNDHRFNIIDTPGHVDFTIEVYRSLKVLDGGIGVFCGSGGVEPQSETNWRYANDSKVARIIYVNKLDRIGADFYRVVDQVKNVLGAKPLVMVLPIGTESALTGVVDLLTRKAWVWDDSGDPLKYTIEDVPADMADKVEEYREQLIETAVEQDDALMEGYLEGNEPSLEDIKKCIRKGTINLDFFPTYCGSSFKNKGVQLVLDAVIDYLPSPTEVNPQPEVDLEGNETGEFAVVDPTRPVRALAFKIMDDKYGALTFTRIYSGVIKKGSSVLNTFTGKTERVGRIVQMHADSREEIDEAQAGDIVALLGIKNVQTGHTLADPDHPATLEPMVFPDPVISIAVAPKDKGAAEKLGIAIGKMVAEDPSFRVETDEDSGETILKGMGELHLDIKVDILKRTYGVEVDVGKPQVAYRETITQRLEDSYTHKKQSGGSGQFGRIDYIVEPGEPGEGFTFESKVVGGNVPKEFWPAVEKGFKNSVEKGVLAGFPCVDLKVTLMDGAYHSVDSSAVAFETAAKAGYRQSIPKAGPQLLEPIMKIDVFTPEEHIGDAIGDLNRRRGMIKSQEPTATAVRIKADVPLSEMFGYIGDLRSMTSGRGQFSMEFSHYAPCPRNIADEVIAAVAKANEKK; this is encoded by the coding sequence ATGAACGACCTGTCCAAATACCGGAATATCGGCATCTTCGCCCACGTGGATGCAGGTAAAACGACGACCACTGAGCGTATCCTGAAGCTCACCGGTAAGATCCACAAGATCGGTGAAGTGCACGATGGTGCCGCTACAACTGACTTCATGGAGCAGGAGCAGGAGCGTGGTATTACCATTCAGTCTGCAGCAACCACCTGTTTCTGGAATGACCATCGCTTTAATATCATCGATACTCCAGGGCACGTTGACTTCACGATCGAAGTTTACCGCTCCCTCAAGGTTCTCGACGGCGGTATCGGCGTTTTCTGTGGATCCGGAGGTGTTGAGCCTCAGTCGGAGACCAACTGGCGCTACGCCAATGACTCCAAGGTCGCGCGTATTATCTACGTGAACAAGCTCGACCGTATCGGTGCTGACTTCTATCGCGTAGTCGATCAGGTCAAGAATGTCCTCGGCGCCAAGCCACTTGTGATGGTTCTGCCTATCGGCACTGAAAGCGCCCTGACCGGTGTTGTCGACCTGCTCACCCGCAAGGCCTGGGTATGGGACGACTCCGGAGATCCTCTTAAGTACACTATTGAAGACGTCCCAGCCGACATGGCGGACAAGGTAGAAGAGTACCGCGAACAGCTGATCGAAACCGCTGTTGAGCAGGATGATGCCTTGATGGAAGGCTATCTTGAAGGTAACGAGCCAAGCCTCGAAGACATCAAGAAGTGCATCCGTAAGGGCACGATCAACCTCGATTTCTTCCCAACTTACTGTGGTTCCTCTTTCAAGAACAAAGGTGTTCAGCTGGTTCTGGATGCAGTTATTGACTATCTGCCAAGCCCAACTGAAGTGAACCCACAGCCTGAAGTTGACCTTGAAGGTAATGAAACTGGTGAGTTTGCAGTCGTTGACCCAACTCGCCCGGTTCGCGCTTTGGCGTTCAAGATCATGGACGACAAGTATGGCGCCCTCACCTTTACCCGCATCTACTCTGGTGTGATCAAGAAAGGCAGCAGCGTCCTCAATACCTTCACTGGTAAGACAGAGCGTGTCGGCCGTATCGTGCAGATGCACGCTGACTCCCGCGAAGAGATCGATGAAGCACAGGCTGGTGACATTGTTGCCCTGCTAGGTATCAAGAACGTCCAGACTGGTCACACACTGGCTGATCCTGATCATCCAGCCACACTTGAGCCTATGGTCTTCCCGGACCCGGTTATCTCCATCGCCGTGGCACCAAAGGACAAGGGTGCAGCTGAAAAGCTCGGTATCGCCATCGGCAAGATGGTTGCTGAAGACCCTTCATTCCGCGTTGAGACGGACGAAGACAGCGGCGAAACCATCCTCAAGGGTATGGGTGAGCTTCACCTCGACATTAAGGTGGACATCCTCAAGCGCACCTACGGCGTGGAGGTTGACGTTGGTAAGCCACAGGTTGCCTACCGCGAAACCATCACCCAGCGCCTCGAAGATTCTTACACCCACAAGAAGCAGTCCGGTGGTTCTGGTCAATTCGGTCGTATCGACTACATTGTCGAGCCAGGCGAGCCAGGTGAAGGCTTCACCTTCGAGTCCAAGGTTGTTGGTGGTAACGTTCCAAAGGAATTCTGGCCAGCAGTCGAAAAGGGCTTCAAGAACTCTGTCGAGAAGGGTGTTCTCGCCGGCTTCCCTTGCGTGGACCTCAAGGTTACACTCATGGATGGTGCTTACCACTCAGTCGACTCTTCGGCTGTTGCGTTTGAGACTGCCGCCAAGGCTGGTTACCGCCAGTCGATTCCAAAGGCTGGTCCTCAGCTCCTTGAGCCGATCATGAAGATCGACGTCTTCACTCCGGAAGAGCACATTGGTGATGCAATTGGTGACCTCAACCGTCGCCGTGGCATGATCAAGTCACAAGAGCCAACTGCAACCGCAGTTCGCATCAAGGCTGATGTGCCTCTGAGCGAGATGTTTGGTTACATCGGTGACCTCCGCAGTATGACCTCCGGTCGTGGTCAGTTCTCAATGGAATTCTCACACTATGCTCCTTGCCCAAGGAACATAGCTGACGAGGTCATTGCAGCTGTCGCCAAAGCGAACGAGAAGAAGTAA
- a CDS encoding TIGR03915 family putative DNA repair protein, with translation MKTVTLPETLEAWRQTARQLLKQEIDPVNVNWAPASELSLDFAQEAPELDHQSANGNRHKVPAEFLAMAKDVSCHRDNRKWSMLYRILWKLTHGKPKLLKVGLDTDVVQCNQMIKAIHRDCHKMKAFVRFREIDDGKEDTENYAAWFEPEHLIVKRMAPFFIKRFATMSWSILTPDACAHWDKRELVMTQGVDKKMAPDSDDLESLWLTYYRNIFNPARLKEKAMQSEMPKKYWKNLPEAQLIPELTEKGKRMDIRRNWN, from the coding sequence ATGAAAACTGTTACCCTGCCAGAAACCTTAGAAGCATGGCGTCAAACAGCGAGGCAGCTATTAAAGCAGGAAATAGATCCGGTAAATGTCAACTGGGCACCCGCATCTGAGTTAAGCCTGGATTTTGCTCAGGAAGCCCCCGAACTCGATCATCAAAGTGCAAATGGCAATCGCCACAAGGTGCCGGCCGAATTTCTTGCAATGGCAAAAGATGTCTCCTGCCATCGGGACAATAGAAAATGGTCCATGCTGTATCGCATCCTCTGGAAGCTGACTCACGGAAAGCCAAAGTTACTTAAAGTCGGTCTGGATACAGATGTCGTTCAGTGCAACCAAATGATAAAGGCTATCCACAGGGACTGCCATAAAATGAAAGCTTTTGTTAGATTCCGAGAAATCGACGACGGGAAGGAGGACACGGAAAATTATGCCGCATGGTTTGAACCTGAGCACCTTATCGTAAAACGTATGGCGCCCTTCTTCATTAAGCGCTTTGCAACGATGAGTTGGTCTATATTAACACCAGACGCATGCGCTCATTGGGACAAACGTGAACTGGTAATGACACAGGGCGTTGATAAGAAAATGGCACCAGATAGCGATGATTTAGAATCTCTCTGGCTAACTTATTACAGAAACATATTCAATCCGGCACGGCTGAAGGAAAAGGCCATGCAGTCAGAGATGCCAAAGAAGTACTGGAAGAATTTGCCTGAAGCTCAATTGATCCCGGAGCTAACCGAAAAAGGTAAACGCATGGACATCAGGAGAAACTGGAATTAG
- a CDS encoding putative DNA modification/repair radical SAM protein — protein MHSIEKKLAILSDAAKYDASCASSGTRKQDSLNGKGIGSRGGIGICHSYTPDGRCVSLLKILMTNYCMYDCLYCINRKSSNTPRARLKPNEIVELTINFYKRNYIEGLFLSSGIIRNPDYTMECVIEVAQKLREEHDFRGYIHLKTIPEASRELIAKAGQWADRLSINIELPKKSSLTKLAPEKDGLGIKASMQRIHEKESEYKAAKKSNHHSKVPHFAPAGQSTQMIVGADDSTDSNVLSTASQLYRSYGLRRVYYSAFSPIPDPSQKLPPSAPPLLREHRLYQADWLVRFYGFNVDEIVSKQNPNLNLKHDPKTSWALLNIDTFPVDLNTAPRETLLRVPGLGVRSINRILKIRKWHKLCLKDLSKLRISLKKVMPFICLLDYKPSTYSLDRLQNIRPETEQLQLFDPGLSPITGEL, from the coding sequence GTGCATTCAATTGAAAAGAAATTAGCAATCCTGTCTGATGCCGCCAAATACGACGCATCCTGTGCCAGTAGCGGCACAAGGAAGCAAGACTCCCTCAATGGCAAAGGTATTGGCTCAAGAGGAGGCATAGGTATTTGCCATAGCTATACCCCGGATGGTCGTTGTGTTTCTCTGCTTAAGATCCTGATGACCAACTACTGCATGTATGACTGCTTGTATTGCATCAATCGCAAGTCCAGCAACACACCACGCGCTCGCCTCAAACCGAACGAAATCGTCGAACTAACCATCAATTTTTATAAGCGGAATTATATCGAAGGTCTTTTTCTGAGTTCGGGAATCATCAGGAATCCTGACTACACCATGGAATGCGTCATTGAGGTTGCTCAAAAGCTTCGTGAAGAGCACGACTTTCGTGGCTACATTCATTTGAAAACGATCCCCGAAGCCTCTCGTGAATTAATCGCAAAAGCCGGTCAATGGGCGGACCGATTAAGCATTAATATCGAGCTGCCCAAAAAAAGCAGCCTGACAAAGCTCGCACCTGAAAAAGACGGCCTTGGAATCAAAGCCAGCATGCAAAGAATTCACGAAAAGGAATCCGAATATAAAGCTGCTAAAAAATCCAACCATCACTCAAAAGTTCCACATTTCGCGCCAGCCGGCCAAAGCACACAGATGATCGTAGGGGCCGATGACTCGACCGATTCCAATGTGCTTTCCACTGCGAGTCAGTTGTATCGCAGCTATGGACTTAGGAGAGTTTATTATTCTGCCTTCAGCCCGATTCCTGATCCATCTCAAAAATTGCCCCCGTCTGCCCCTCCCCTGCTCAGGGAACACCGGCTTTACCAAGCCGATTGGCTGGTTCGGTTTTATGGATTCAACGTTGATGAGATTGTGAGCAAACAGAATCCTAACCTGAATCTAAAGCATGATCCCAAGACAAGCTGGGCACTACTCAATATCGACACATTTCCCGTAGATTTGAATACAGCTCCGCGCGAAACACTACTACGCGTCCCCGGGCTGGGAGTCCGCAGTATCAATCGTATCCTGAAAATCAGAAAATGGCACAAACTATGCCTTAAAGACCTTTCCAAACTGCGTATTTCCCTGAAGAAAGTAATGCCCTTTATCTGCCTGCTGGATTACAAACCATCAACATACAGTCTTGATCGTTTACAAAACATCAGGCCGGAAACAGAGCAGCTTCAACTCTTTGATCCTGGCCTTAGCCCCATTACCGGAGAATTATGA
- a CDS encoding DUF4396 domain-containing protein, translating into MDLLIYLWFTLVALSLIVLIWDLTTHTPTGTVMKVAWILVVAYTGPIGFALFWKSCRQPKGIAHDVFIRDHWRQATGSLLHCVAGDATGIIIAAAVVYHFGLPNGIDLVIEYLAAFVVGLFVFQALFMIKMFQGDYWLAVRKTFFAETVSMNMVMLGMFPSMLLLKLIIPNADSPYNAEFWFLMSMATIVGMATAYPINSWMVRRGLKHGMMSAMPKGDHQTAHGGEHQHQGHEHDKHQQMHMEMHQQEDEHMKHDENGHMHEHEDMPTRDHAHAEHKHGSHGEMVSHGAHSGHQAKSLPTAQIYGIILGTFALLIIAVALTSLAVPISFSR; encoded by the coding sequence ATGGACCTACTCATTTACCTGTGGTTTACACTGGTTGCGCTATCACTGATTGTCCTGATTTGGGATCTGACAACCCATACACCGACTGGGACTGTGATGAAGGTCGCCTGGATTTTGGTAGTCGCCTACACCGGGCCGATTGGCTTCGCCTTGTTCTGGAAATCTTGCCGTCAGCCCAAGGGAATTGCTCATGATGTATTCATTCGTGACCACTGGAGACAGGCGACCGGTTCCCTCCTGCATTGCGTAGCTGGAGATGCTACCGGCATCATCATCGCCGCAGCCGTCGTTTATCATTTTGGTTTACCCAATGGCATTGATTTAGTCATCGAATACCTGGCCGCCTTTGTGGTCGGTTTATTTGTGTTCCAGGCGCTATTCATGATTAAAATGTTCCAGGGCGATTACTGGCTGGCTGTGCGGAAAACCTTTTTTGCTGAAACCGTCTCCATGAATATGGTCATGCTAGGCATGTTCCCAAGCATGCTTTTGCTCAAATTGATCATCCCTAATGCCGACAGCCCTTACAACGCAGAGTTCTGGTTTCTAATGTCGATGGCAACGATTGTTGGAATGGCCACCGCCTACCCGATTAATTCCTGGATGGTCCGGCGTGGACTCAAACACGGTATGATGTCTGCAATGCCCAAGGGCGATCATCAGACGGCTCACGGCGGAGAACATCAGCATCAAGGACATGAGCATGACAAACATCAACAGATGCACATGGAGATGCATCAGCAAGAAGATGAGCACATGAAGCATGACGAAAACGGGCACATGCACGAGCATGAGGATATGCCGACGCGCGATCATGCACACGCTGAACATAAGCATGGCAGCCATGGAGAAATGGTGTCACATGGCGCTCACTCAGGCCACCAGGCAAAGTCGCTTCCGACTGCCCAGATCTACGGCATTATCCTTGGAACGTTCGCCTTGTTAATTATAGCCGTTGCTTTAACCAGCCTGGCCGTTCCAATTTCATTCTCTCGTTGA
- a CDS encoding dihydrofolate reductase family protein, producing the protein MESLPREMAFKAEIVKGSLNDVISELRARGVENLYVDGGKVIQSFLREDLIDEMIITRVPVLLGDGIPLFGKMDAMKQFTRQKT; encoded by the coding sequence ATGGAATCACTTCCGCGAGAAATGGCTTTCAAGGCTGAAATTGTAAAAGGCAGCCTGAATGATGTCATTTCAGAGTTGAGGGCAAGGGGCGTCGAAAATTTGTATGTGGATGGCGGAAAGGTGATTCAGAGCTTCCTTAGGGAAGACCTGATCGATGAAATGATAATCACCCGTGTGCCTGTGCTTCTAGGAGATGGAATCCCACTCTTTGGAAAAATGGATGCAATGAAGCAATTTACCCGCCAGAAGACGTAG
- a CDS encoding glycosyl hydrolase family 28-related protein, protein MITNTAISRQQYTLSTGTDALLFNFYTLDATHLKVWKSPASGSVPSLLVLNTDYVVSGTQDEAGNVTVTMIGQTVGDVITILRVPTMDQLLELVSGGQFHEESVEEGLDKVTMICFALLEQINRAIKYPPTEVDGWIAEIEATADRASKIIGFDENGALTVLPEIVENVETYGAVGDGVTNDTAAVQAALNSAIASGKVLYFPNPQATYLLTTDVNHTGLENVAILGQGATIKTMGTSGIKLSASTNVLTLSANVSHGDDTITVSDASGVAMGDIIELSSSIEAQLGWAYGSRWVGTVKSINGNVISLHQSVRMNFGTADSGISCVHSKGRRVHIQGLDFTTETGGARGVSLLYCIDSQLNEINSKNGPIPEDQIDCLFFKNCVGITIRDISLNGWRYGMLIEGGRNISVTNMTYNGGRHALSPAFFVDGVSVDGLRGENNAGIADAHPSFNIRYNNVYTSSDIQGSSFRCTGLTITNSRFRLNHATLSNVLGMNVAWNTTPYDYAALFDGTFDTYVENVEFITDGTGKPTVYRANTARLKNVRSVDETGALHPMDVDNTVTLVTYDQCLFDEVNSTDNAAASKETLYRGDIVPDFLSTMVNQPVNMMTGFEWTTAVTGSGLSNADASGWFRLSTGATAHSTAERETENHEWLMVASHIVGQFSFGVAGGFSVSIGTLNTTTNGMSEIRIGKVGSSSPSRTGFRLYDNAVWGVAEKDGVEQEEDLGITIGSVHAGIYPRPTLLTVTWDGSGTFNFYSSGSLIGTITGGPTGHEDGCGLKIYCENNADTAEQSICVGRIFLGWQLIV, encoded by the coding sequence ATGATTACAAATACAGCAATCTCTCGCCAACAATATACATTATCAACCGGGACGGATGCCTTGTTGTTCAACTTTTATACGTTGGATGCAACACACCTTAAGGTATGGAAGTCGCCAGCCAGCGGCAGTGTGCCATCCTTACTTGTCCTTAATACTGACTACGTCGTAAGTGGCACGCAGGATGAAGCAGGGAATGTAACTGTCACCATGATTGGTCAGACTGTGGGTGATGTTATTACAATTCTACGGGTGCCGACTATGGATCAGCTTCTTGAGCTCGTTTCGGGTGGCCAGTTTCATGAGGAGAGTGTTGAGGAGGGTTTGGATAAAGTCACGATGATTTGTTTTGCGCTTTTAGAACAAATAAATCGTGCAATCAAATATCCGCCAACTGAAGTTGATGGATGGATTGCGGAAATTGAGGCGACAGCAGATCGAGCTAGCAAGATCATCGGTTTTGATGAGAACGGTGCTTTGACAGTTTTACCTGAAATAGTTGAGAACGTTGAAACTTATGGTGCTGTTGGAGATGGCGTCACCAACGATACTGCAGCCGTCCAAGCTGCGCTTAACAGCGCTATCGCCAGTGGGAAGGTCTTGTATTTTCCAAATCCGCAAGCCACCTATTTGTTGACCACTGACGTAAACCATACTGGCCTCGAAAACGTCGCCATCCTTGGGCAGGGGGCGACCATTAAAACCATGGGTACATCTGGTATTAAGCTATCTGCATCTACCAACGTTCTAACCCTCTCTGCCAATGTGTCTCATGGCGATGATACGATCACTGTATCAGACGCTTCCGGAGTCGCTATGGGCGACATAATTGAACTTTCTTCTTCAATTGAAGCCCAGCTGGGGTGGGCTTATGGTTCGCGATGGGTGGGGACTGTGAAATCTATTAACGGAAATGTCATTAGTCTTCATCAATCTGTAAGGATGAACTTTGGGACGGCAGATAGTGGGATTTCCTGTGTCCATTCCAAGGGTCGGCGTGTGCATATTCAGGGCTTGGACTTCACGACTGAAACGGGAGGGGCAAGGGGCGTTAGTCTGCTCTATTGCATCGACTCTCAATTAAATGAGATCAATTCAAAAAATGGTCCGATCCCTGAAGATCAGATTGATTGTCTTTTCTTTAAAAACTGTGTCGGCATTACGATCAGGGACATCAGCCTTAACGGTTGGCGTTATGGTATGCTTATTGAAGGAGGAAGAAACATATCTGTTACGAATATGACATATAACGGTGGTCGACACGCTCTAAGTCCGGCTTTCTTTGTCGATGGTGTGTCGGTGGATGGTTTGCGTGGTGAGAACAATGCTGGTATTGCAGATGCTCACCCATCGTTCAACATTCGGTACAACAATGTCTACACCTCGTCCGATATTCAAGGCAGTTCCTTTCGTTGTACCGGCTTAACAATAACGAACTCCCGATTCAGGCTCAATCACGCAACACTCAGTAATGTACTTGGTATGAATGTAGCCTGGAACACGACTCCTTACGATTATGCTGCATTGTTTGATGGCACTTTTGATACTTATGTAGAAAACGTGGAATTCATAACTGATGGAACGGGCAAACCAACTGTCTATAGAGCAAACACTGCTCGCCTGAAGAATGTCCGCTCAGTCGATGAGACGGGTGCGTTGCATCCAATGGATGTAGATAATACTGTGACCTTGGTCACATATGATCAGTGTCTCTTTGATGAAGTAAATTCGACAGATAATGCAGCAGCATCAAAAGAAACTCTTTATCGAGGTGATATTGTTCCTGATTTCCTCAGTACAATGGTGAATCAACCAGTCAACATGATGACTGGCTTCGAGTGGACAACCGCTGTGACGGGTTCTGGTTTATCTAATGCTGATGCTTCAGGTTGGTTTAGGCTATCCACTGGGGCAACGGCACATTCTACAGCAGAAAGAGAAACAGAAAATCATGAGTGGCTAATGGTCGCCAGTCATATCGTGGGTCAGTTCAGTTTTGGAGTAGCTGGTGGATTTTCCGTCTCTATCGGGACTTTAAATACTACTACTAATGGCATGAGCGAAATCCGCATTGGGAAAGTGGGTAGCAGCTCCCCAAGTCGCACGGGGTTTCGGCTTTATGATAATGCCGTTTGGGGAGTGGCAGAAAAAGACGGAGTCGAACAAGAGGAGGATTTAGGTATTACCATAGGAAGTGTTCATGCAGGTATTTACCCGAGGCCCACATTGTTGACGGTTACATGGGATGGATCGGGAACTTTTAATTTTTATAGTAGTGGTTCGCTAATCGGTACAATTACGGGCGGCCCGACTGGTCACGAGGACGGTTGTGGCCTCAAAATATACTGTGAAAACAATGCAGATACTGCTGAACAATCAATATGCGTGGGTCGAATCTTCCTGGGCTGGCAGCTAATTGTTTAA